AGCGCCCCCGCCTCGTGAACGATTCGCGAAATATCTTCGATCGGCTGCGCGGCACCCGTGGAAGTCTCCGCCATCACGATGCCGACCACCCGCGGCTTGCTCTCGGCCACGGCCCGGCGAATCTCGTCAGCGGAAAACACCTCGCCCCACGGTCGATCGATCCGCGTCACCTTGGCGCCGGCCCGCCCGGCGACATCCGCCATCCGCCCACCGAACACACCGTTGACGCAAACCAGCATCGCGTCGCCCGGCTCGATCAGATTCACCACGGCCGCTTCCATCCCGGCCGAGCCGGTGCCGCTCACCGCGAGCGTCATTTCATTCTTGGTCCGCAGCACATCGCGCAGCATTCGCTGCATACCGTTCATCAATTCGAGGTAGTACGGATCAAGATGCCCGACCGTGCCAGTGCCGAGCGCGGCCAGCACGCGCGGATGAACATCGCTCGGACCAGGGCCGAGGAGAATGCGAACGGGCGGATTGAGCGGCGGAGTTTCGAGCATTGGAGGAAGTAGGCAGGAGGCAGTCGGAGGTCGGAAGTAAGAGGTCGGAGATCGGCGGTTGGCGGTCAGAAGTTCGCCCGTCCGCTTACGGCCGGATGGCCCGCTTGCGAAAGAATAATACAGCCGCAGAAGTGCGGCTAGTGGCGCTGGAATGCACCGCTGAATCTCGCCCGACTACTAGGCCTGAAGGGCCGGCGGAGCCCAGCCCAGGGCGCAGCGAGACCGTCCGTTAGGGCGGGCGAGCGAAACCCTGGGATTGCGATTCCCAATTGCGTCGTAGCCCTGCAAGGGCGATGGAACTCTTGCATCAAATTCGCGAAGCGCTATGTTGGAACGATCTCTCCGGCGGCCCTTCAGGCCGCAAGCGCGGGTGGCCTGCGTTATCCCACGGTTCCGCTCAATTCTCCTCGTGGAGAACGTCGCTGCGCCCTTATAAGCTGTTTCTTGGCCCGCAGGGCTCAGCACGCCGTGCTGCTCGGCTCTCCACAAGCCTAGAGCAGTCGCGGCGTGCGGAGAGAGACCTGCGCCGCGCGGGTTTTTCGCTTGGCTGGCCCAAGCAGGGATGATACTGGGCTTCCCAGGTCGACCAATCCAGGCGCCCCAGAATCTCATCGAATATCCGAACAGAATGCTCCGTCGGCACCGCCTCATCCAGCTTCAGCGGAAAGAAAACCTGTCGCTCCCGACACTCCGGCGCCCTGGCCCATTGCATCATCCCCGACCTCCTCCAGTCGGCTGGTGAATCATTGCGGTCCGCGGCTGACGAAACTATAGCGCCCGCGCCCCGGGCGGCAACCGACGACGGAGATTAAATCAACAGGTCGCTGAGGTTTGGGCTATTTCCTATCGGCCCGTCCCAGCCTGTCGCATCCCGTCGCAAGCGACGGGGCTAACGAGGCCGAACTCCGATTGCCTCCCGTCCCCCACTCCATGCTCACCCCTGCCCCCTGCCTTCGCATTTGCGAAGTTTGTCTGCGAGTTTCCGCAATCGGGTCGGTACGGTGGTGAAAATTCTGCTACCAGGGCAAGAATCGGATTAGACTCTGTTGTTAAGCGGCGGCGAGGATGATTCTTCGCGCGCTCATGGCCAGAGTGGCCAGTGTCTCGTTTTTCATTGAAAGGGATAATCGTAATGCAATTAGTGCGAGTTTTGGCTGCGGTCGTTGCGTTTTCGGCTCTTTTGGCTGGTCGGTTGGCAGTGGCCGATACGGTGGTCGTAACACCGTCCAACATGAACGGATGGACGTTGAATTCGTTTGATCCCGACGGAAATATCGTCAACAGCGGGAATTACTTTGGCACCGCAGCGATGGCGACAGGCCCGGCAACGCCGCCGCTCGGCGTCGGAAGCGCGCACCTGGCGACCCCCGTCGGCTTCGGTGCCGGCGGCGCGGCGATTGCCACTCTTTCGTACGACGGAACGCTCCTCAGTTCAATCACCTCACTAAGCTATTCCACATACGACGTCACCAACAACGGACAGCAATTCCCGTATCTTGGAATAAAGATCAATACCAACGACCCTAACCCTAACCACGCCTCCACTGACACGCTGTTTTTCGAGCCGCCGTATCAGCAGCCGTCCACCGGAAATTCAGCCTTGCCCGACCAGGGACCTACGGTCCAGGATCAATGGCAGAGTTGGAACGCCTTAGTCGGCGGATTTTGGGATAACAATGGCCTCGCAACTCCAGGGACGGGCGTGGAGCCCCTGTCCTTCTTTCTGGCGCCGACGGCATACCCGCTCGCAACGATCGCCCAGGGCAGTCACCCTGGCCTCGGCGGCATCGCGATGCGGGTCGGCTTCGGCAGTGATGGCGAGACCGAGGACGGATCCGTCGATGCCTTCACCATCGGCGTCGCCGACGTGAATACGACCTACGACTTTGAGCCGGATACGGCTGCGGTTCCCGAGCCATCCAGGATCATCGCGCTGGCGGGTCTCGGCGGAATGGCCCTAATCGGCTTGGCGTGGCGGCTGCGCCGGCCGGCCGTGACGGCTTGAACGATCGAGCGGAAAGCGAAGAGTTGAGAGCGGAGCATCCTGGCCATCCCGTCGCAAGCGACGGGGCTAACGAGGCCGAATTCCGATTGTCTCCTATCCCCCACTCCCTGCCTCCCGCTCTCGGCTCGTGTCTTGCGTGGATGCGAAGTTCGCCAGCGAGTTTGTGCAATCTGCCAGCAGTGAGGTGGAAATCGCTTGACAGAGGAGACGGCTCGATTAGACTGCTGCGGTTGATGAATTTTGGCGGGACGAGTCGCTCATGAATGCCGGCCGAGCAGAGTTCAGTGCATTCAGTTTTCTCCATGAATCGAGGAAGCAGGGATTTGCCATGATTTGCCGAAGGATTGGGATGGCGGGGATTGCGTTTCTTGTCTCGAATTTTTGCGTCGTCGGGACGGCCCGGGCCGATATGTTGACGGCTACTTCTCTGACGCTTAATAACTTCTCCAAGGTTCTTGTTCCGCCGGGGCGCCCGTTCCCTTACGACTTGGGAAGCCAGCCCTGGGTTACGGCAGTGTTTTCCGGCACGCCCGGCGCTTCTACAGCGACGCTAACGCTTACAACCGGCAGTTGGGCGGGCGTCAATACCCCCGGCGATCTAAATGTCACAACCTGGGGGTTCAATAGCTCAATATCGCCGAGCAACGTCAGCGTCGTCTATTCAAGCGGTGGCGGCACGAAACTTGTCGAAGATGCGACGCGAAACGAAGGTCTCGACTCGGGTGGGAACTTCGGATTCGTGCTTAGGAGCGGCAACAGCACGGCGGGCATTCCGGCCAACACTACCCAAGTCTACGCGATCACACTCAGCGGCGGTGCAACATACAATCCTGCGGCGTTCGACCAACTGTCTTCCAAGGGGACGGGCCTTTTCGTGGCGTATTCCGAGGCGATAATTCAGGACAGCGGAGGCGAAGATTATGTCGCGGATGTGGCTCCCGAGCCCTCTCGCCTCGCAGGGTTGATTGGCCTTGGAGTCATGGGCATGATCGGACTCTGCTTTGCCCGATTCGCGAAGCGGAAGGCCGTGAGCCGCTAAGAGCATGCCAGAGAACGGTTCGGAACCGTTTCGCTGTTCTTGACCAATCTCGCCGCTCGTCTTGGCGTCATCGGTTCGCCCTTCGGTTTGAGCCTCTCTTCGAGCCTGAGCCTCAGAGCCGATGGCAGGGTCGAAGACGAACGACCGGCTAACGCCCGCGAACCATTGCTATCGGCTCTCCGCTGCCCTCAATCATAGTCTCCGGCGGCTAACGCCCGCCGGCTCGCCGTCCTCGCTGCTGTCCCTTCCCCTGCATGCTGCAGATTCGCGCAGTTAAACCGCGCCAGAGCGCAGTGGTTTCGCGATTGCCGACGAGACGAACCCGGTTTGTCGGCGTCATCGGCATGGCGGCCATTGGGCTGATCGGCATGGCGTGGCATCGCCGACTCCGAAAAATCTTGGCCGCGTAGCAAGCGGATTGCTTCAGCACTCTTCATTCGGTGGCAGCGTTGCTGCTCCCTGTTCCCAATTCTTGGAACAGCAAGTCTCGGAGTCGCGCTTCGAAATCGCTCGGCGGCGTGGTTCGAGCGGAGCGCGCGGATTTCAACGATGCTTGCTTGGCGGGGATCGACGTGACGAATGTGTCGCGGCGAGACAGTGGTTGTCGCTGAACGTCGGCGGCAGTCGTTGTTACCGCGGATAGCGTGAAGTCAGTCGCCGCGAGCGAACTGCCGGATGCCAGGGGTGCGCGATCTCCGCGCCACGGAACGGCAAAGACGCCGTTCCCTACACTCGGGCCCGCCATTCGCTGCTCTTTGCCCTGTTGCGCCGCTGGCACACTACGGTTCGCGAGCGAGCCGGCTAACGATAGTGCTGCGGCCGTCGAACGACCCGCGGCCATCGAGGTCGATTCTCGGATCCCCGCTCCGGCGGCTAACGCCGGCCGGCTCGTTGCTCCTCCCTCCCCGCTCCCCGAAACGGCGCGGAGGCCGTTCCCTACAGATCCCGGCTCGCTGCTCGCGGCGATCGTCAGCGTGGCTGGGCTGGTGGCGGTGCCGCCGATCACGAGCGCGGTTTGCTGGATGGAATTGACCGTTAGATCGCTGCCGGCGGCGATGGTTAGATTACCGGTGCCGCTGATGCTGCCGGCGATTTGGCCCGCGCCCGATACGAAAACGCCGGCGGCCGCCGCGCTATTGTTGATGATGTTCACGGCCGCGGTCAGGGCGGAGACGGCGCCGGCGAGTTCGAGCGTGCCGCCGGCGGTGACGATGGCAGCGGCGCCCGCGGAAAAGGTCGGCGTCGCGGGGCCGTTCAGTCGCAGCGAGCCGGCGTCGATCTCGATGTTGCCGTTGAAACTGCCGGCCTCGCTCAGAGTCAGCGTGCCGGCGCCCAGCTTGGTCAGCGGGCCGTAGTTGTCCCAGGCACTGGCAGTCGACGAGCGG
The DNA window shown above is from Pirellulales bacterium and carries:
- a CDS encoding pre-peptidase C-terminal domain-containing protein, giving the protein MSQTDYYAYTLAAGQTATLAVASQTVANVSIALLDAQGHTLAAGISPGGGSGVSSAIDNFVAPSAGTYYAAVTGPPAAAYSLVVTCNADFGLETDGSFSTAQDISGTQGVLGDILAAPAAPTENWFAVNLTAGHALVLQTFTLGGAAAQFTNNLIPQIQVYDPSDALIASGQGSSNHALTAVAAATGAYRIRVLGVNSTSGEYFLSTTSPVPITSAADSGPGSLRQALLDLAGAPGLTHAIQFVLPAGPQVIDLLSPLPALADPLVALADVTQNVTIRSSTASAWDNYGPLTKLGAGTLTLSEAGSFNGNIEIDAGSLRLNGPATPTFSAGAAAIVTAGGTLELAGAVSALTAAVNIINNSAAAAGVFVSGAGQIAGSISGTGNLTIAAGSDLTVNSIQQTALVIGGTATSPATLTIAASSEPGSVGNGLRAVSGSGEGGATSRPALAAGAGIRESTSMAAGRSTAAALSLAGSLANRSVPAAQQGKEQRMAGPSVGNGVFAVPWRGDRAPLASGSSLAATDFTLSAVTTTAADVQRQPLSRRDTFVTSIPAKQASLKSARSARTTPPSDFEARLRDLLFQELGTGSSNAATE